The sequence TTCTGCGCCTAGTTCTTCACGGCCGTCCGCATCTAAAAAGCTGTCAAGGCGCATACGAGCAGAAATGCGCATGTGATGGTCACATTTAGGACACACTTCTAAATTACGCTGTAGCTCAGCTTGGTATAAAACTTGTTCACAAGAGGTACATTTCGTCCATACACCTTCTGGAACATTCGCCTTGCGAGACGGTGAAATACTGCTTTTATTGAAAATCTTCTCAAGCCAACTCATGAAAGACCTTTTTCATTAAGCTCTCGCCCCAAAGGCAAGAGGTTGATAATTTGCAAGGATTAAACCATAGATCTACTCAAGTGTAGATAAAAAACTGGTTGTACCTATCCCTTAATACTTAATTATGACAATAAAATGACGCCAAATTGATGCTAAGTTTGCTTTTGGTCACACTTATTCAGGTAGAAACAACGGACCCATTGGATATTCTGGTATAGCAAATTCATCCGGGTAATCGACTCTCACCAAATATAATCCATGTGCTTTTGCCGTTGCACCTGCCAATGTGCGATTTTTCTGTGCTAACAACCACTCAATCCACTCAACTGGCTGTTCGCCACGCCCTACCACCAACAAACTGCCGACAATATTACGTACCATATGGTGCACAAACGCATTCGCCTTAATATCCACTACGATATATTGGCTATGACGTGTGACATTAATGTGCATCATATTACGAAATGGGCTTAGCGATTGGCAATGAGCCGCTCTAAACGAGCTGAAATCATTCTCACCGAGTAGAGATTGCGCCGCTTGATGCATTTTTTCAACATCAAGGTCGCCGTGATAATGACTGACGCCTTTTGCCAAAATTGCAGGGCGTAATGAATGGTTGTAGATAACGTAACGGTATCGTCTTGCGGTCGCACTAAAACGAGCGTGAAAATCTTCAGAGACTTCGGTTGCCCAGCGCACCGCAATGTCGCTTGGCATATTGGCATTAACGCCCATTTGCCACGCCACCATTTTACGAGAAGCAGTAGTATCAAAATGAACCACTTGTCCGGTGCCGTGTACGCCGGCATCGGTACGACCAGCACATTGAACCTCAACTGGATGATTCGCTACTATCGATAATGCTTTTTCTAAACGCCCCTGAACAGAGTCAAAATCGTTTTGTCTTTGCCAGCCATAGTATTTTGCACCATCGTATTCGATGCCAAGTGCGATTCTCATCAGAAACAATCCAGTTAGAAATTAGGGTCGGCAGTATAAACGAAGCGTTTAACGGTCTCAATTTCTTATTATGAATGAATCGAATCTAGTAGTTTTTGTGCACGTTGCTGTTGATGTTCATTACCCTTATCAATGACATCGCGCAGTAACTTACCCGCATGATTCAAATCATTCATTTGAATGTACACAGAAGCTAAATCTATCTGACTTGAAAGCTCACCTTCTACGTCAACATCTTTAAGCTCAACATTGCCGATCACATCTGGGAACTCTTCTAGCCCGACTCTCAGATCCAGCTCTTCGTCATCAGGGTTAGTGACAGGTTCGGCATCTGCTTCAGCGATCACTTCATCGATAGATTTATAGGGAGTTGTAGACTCTGGATCTTCTTGTGCTAGCTCTGCTGATTCCGATATCGCGTCATCATTTCCTGTAGCAACCACCGGTTTTTCAAGAGTGGAGTTACTCTCTGCGACTGCATCACCTAAATCTAGATCATCTTCTGCTAACAGTGCTAACGCTTCTTTTTTAGCATCCGCAAGCGCTTCTCTTTCGCCATATTCAGGCAAATCCGCGACGTTTACGATCTCATCGAGATGAGATTCTTGCTCTGTAGACTCATCACTATCGCCATCAGAATCCGTGTTGTCTGGGGTAGCCGTCTCACCTGTAACTTTAACCGCTAAGATTTTATCCAGCTCTTGCTCAAACTCTTTATCCAGTGGGTTAACCGTACTTTGCGCCATCTGCGCTCGAGCAGGCATTTCAATAGCGGCGTCTGATGCTTGACCATCATCGCCTTGTTCTTGAACGTCTTGCGCTTCGGTATTTTCTTCTGACGATGCCACAACGGTTGCGATAGGTTCTACATTTTCAATTTCAGGGTCGTTATCGCCTTTCACGCTTGGCACTGGGTTTAACGCCTTTGGCTCTGTAGGCTCTTTACCAATTTGCGGAACCGGTCTGACGGATAAGGTCATTTTGATGATAAGTAGCATGATAAGCGCTGTTACAGCGGCCGATAGCGCCACAATCACCCATACATTGGTCAATAAACTTGAATTTGGTGCAGGCGCAGGAAGATTGGCATTTTCTGCTTTTAAAGTTTGCTCTGCGGCGGCGCGGCGCTGGGTTTCTAAATCGAGTTGACCTTTTAATTGCACGACATCAGTACGAATTGAGCCTAATGCTTGCAGAAGATCTTGGTTATTTTGGCGTAATGAGCTGAACTCTTGCTGTGAGGATTGTAATTGTTGCTGCAAAAATTCGATTTGCTTTTGCTGTATTTGACGCGCGCCTAAATCTTCTACATTAATTTTAGTCGGCGCATTGTCTTGAGCAATTTTGGCTAAATAGCTGGGCTTTTTCGCATGAATTTTTAATAAGCGCACTGCCTCAGCGACACTCTGTTTATCAATTTCAGCATCGGTTGGCAAAGTGATGATACTGCCCGGTTTGAGCAAGTGGATGTTTCTATCTTCAAAATCCGCTAAGTTATTTTTGTAGATAGCCAAGATCACTTTATAAACCGATTGCTGCTCGCTGGTTCTTACGGTTTGCCCTATCGACCATAAAGTTTCATCAATAGCGGTGGGGCCGTAAGTGCGCTGGCTAGAGAGTTTATTTTGATCTCGATTGAGCTTAGTTCCGTCTAGCGAATCAGGAACAATATAAGTAGGAACGGCTTGCAAATGACCACTTGGGCCGACAAGACGGATGTCTTCTGCATGTGCCACGATAGAAACACACAAACACGCAATTACAATAAGAGTACGACGATACAATTCCATTTGAGTTCGCAACTAGATTTCCCTTAAGCGGTGAATAGTATTAATTTGCTAAAGTTTTGCGCAAAAGACAACTATAGGATGATTATTTACATCAAAAATGTGCCTAAAATTGGATTACGGGTCAAGTAGTGGTTCTTGAGTTACCAAAAATAGAAAAGCCATTAGTCAGTCACCTAACTAATGGCTTTTTTGTTAAAACAATAATTGGCAATTAACGGCTTTTAATATTTAAAAGTAATCACGAATTAATAGTTCTGCAATTTGTACAGCGTTAGTCGCCGCGCCTTTACGCACGTTATCTGCGACAACCCACATGTTTAGGCCGCTGTGATGGCTAATATCATTACGGATACGTCCTACCATGACATGATCTTTACCGCCTGCGTCACGAACTTGAGTTGGGAAATCTTGACCGTGGAACACTTCAATGCCGTCGGTTTGCTCAAGTAACTGCACCGCTTGCTCTGCATCAATCGGGGCACGCGTTTCTAGGTGTACCGCTTCAGCATGACCATAGAATACAGGCACACGAACACACGTTGGGTTCACCATGATAGAAGGGTCATTAAAGATTTTCTGGGTTTCCCAAACCATCTTCATCTCTTCTTTGGTGTAACCGTTATCCATAAAGGTATCGATTTGTGGAATACAGTTAAACGCAATTTGCTGTGAGAACGCTTCCGCTTCTACAGGTCGACCGTTTAATAGCTTCGCCGTTTGGCCTGCAAGCTCATCAATGCCCGCTTTACCCGCACCCGCCACTGACTGGTAAGTCGATACGTTAATGCGCTCAATACCCACTTCATCATGGATAGGCTTCAATGCCACTAGCATTTGAATGGTAGAACAGTTTGGGTTTGCAATGATGTTGCGGTTACGAAACTCGGCAATGGCTTCAGGGTTGACTTCAGGCACTACTAGCGGCACATCGTAGTCGTAACGGAACTGTGACGTATTGTCGATAACTACTACGCCTTCATCTGCGGCAATAGGAGCCCATTTTTCAGACAATTCACTGCCCGCTGAAAATAGCGCAATGTGCACTTGAGACCAATCGAACTCCGCCACGTCTTGTACTTCAATACTTTTGCCGTCAAAGCGGTAAGTTTTACCCTTACTGCGTTCACTGGCCAGTAGATGCAGTTCGCCAATCGGAAACTCTCTTTCTTTTAGAACGTCTAAAAGTGTTTCACCGACAGCGCCTGTTGCGCCTAAAATGGCTACATTAAATTGTTGACTCATTGACCTACCTCTACCTTAAATCCTAGCTCTTGCAAGGGTTGCAAATTACAAGACGCATCGCCTGTTAGCGTCACCGCACCATATTCACGGCGGTCCCAATACTCTTTACGCATCTTATCAAATGCCCCTGTTTTACCGATTTCGCGGCGAAACAGTGCATCGTCTTTGCGCACATCATAAATCAATTGCGTGAGGTTGTGCAGTGTTGCTTCGTCCCACTGGCGTGATAAATGCATTTTTGGTACGGGAGCGGTCGGCAATAACTCATCGGCGCCCACTGCTAATGGGCTGTTAATGTGCTGGCAAAATGAATTAAAGATCATGGTTGTGCCGCGCGCTTTACCCTCTAAACCGTAGCCCGCAACATGCGGAGTAGCAAACGCAAGCAGTGGCAATAACTCCAAGTCCACTTCTGGCTCAAATTCAAACACGTCCAATACCGCAGTAAAACCATCGTTAAGTTGTAAACGCTGTTTTAGGGCTTGGTTATCCACCACAGGACCGCGAGCGGCATTAATTAAAATCTGCTCAGGTCGCATTGCTTGTAAACGCTTGCTATCAATTAAGTGATGGGTTGGGTATTCACCGTCTCGCGTAATTGGCGTGTGCAGAGAAATCACATCACTGCGCTCAAGTAGTTCATTTAGTGGCGTAAATTGACGTGGGTCGCCTTCGGCTTCTTTTAACGGGTCATTGATTAACACTTGAATGCCAATGCCTTGCAGACATTTTGCTAAATAACTGCCTACCTGCCCTGCACCGATAATACCCACGGTTTTATCAAAAATTGAGAAACCTTGTTGCTGAGCCAGTACCATTAACGATGAAATCACGTATTCCGCCACGCCAACCTTGTTACAGCCCGGTGCATGCGTATACGCCACACCTTTGTCTTGTAACGCTTGCTGATCAAGGTGGTCATAACCTGCGGTGGCGGTGCCGACAAATTTCAGTTTGTTGGCTTTTTCCAGCAATGCTTGATTGACCTTAGTGACGGAGCGAATCATTAGCGCGTCTACGTCCACTAAGTCGTCAGCACTGATTGTGCGTCCCGATAAGGCGACAACCTCACCCAACTTGCCAAACAGTTCTTTGGCATACGGCATATTTTCATCAATTACGATTTTCATTGGTAATACTTCAGCTGATTTGAATAAGTAACAGAATAATCATAAACAAAAGACCCGACAAGCAATGCCTGTCGGGTCTCATTATTTATGTGCTTTTTTGTATTTAATTGAGCCTAAAGGATTAACCTTCGTACTTTTTAAATACCAATGTTGCGTTAGTGCCGCCAAAGCCGAAGCTGTTTGACATTACAGTTTTCAGTTCTTGGTCGCGTTTTTCAGTCACGATATCAAGACCTGCTGCCGCTTCATCTAGCGTTTCGATGTTGATGCTTGGTGCAACAAAACCGTGCTCTAGCATTAATGCGGTGTAGATAGCTTCGTGTACGCCTGCAGCGCCTAGTGCGTGACCTGTCATCGCTTTAGTCGCTGAAATTGCAGGGCTGTTACCGCCAAAGACTTCTTGGATAGCGCCAAGCTCTTTCACATCACCTACAGGAGTTGATGTGCCGTGCGTGTTCACGTAATCCACAGAATCTACGTTTTGCAGTGCCATCTTCATACAACGTACTGCGCCTTCACCTGATGGAGCCACCATATCGTGACCATCTGAGTTTGCGCCGTAGCCAACAAGTTCACCGTAAATCTTAGCGCCACGAGCAAGTGCATGCTCTAGCTCTTCGACAACCATCATACCGCCGCCACCAGAGATAACGAAACCGTCACGGTTTGCATCATAAGTGCGTGATGCGCGAGTTGGCTCATCGTTGTATTTAGTTGATAGTGCGCCCATAGCGTCAAACATCATAGACATGCTGTAATCCAGTTCTTCACCGCCACCAGCAAAGACCACGTCTTGTTTGCCAAGTTGGATAAGCTCCATCGCGTGACCGATACAGTGAGCTGAAGTTGAACATGCAGAACTCATTGAGTAGTTCACGCCTTTAATTTTAAACGGCGTTGCCAAACAAGCGGATACAGTAGAACCCATTGTACGAGTGACCATGTATGGACCCACTCGTTTAACGCTTTTTTCTCTTAGAATATCAACTGCTGCCACTTGGTTTAGAGACGATGCACCGCCAGAACCGGCTACGATACCAGTGCGTTCGTTAGACACCTGCTCAGGAGCCAAACCAGAATCAGCAATTGCTTGCTCCATAGAAATGAACGCATACGCCGCAGCATCACCCATGAAACGCATTTGTTTACGGTCAATGTGTTCCGCTGGATTGATCTTCAAGCTACCCCAAACCTGTGAACGTAGCCCTTTTTCTTTAAATTGTTCTGAGGCTTCGATACCAGATTTGCCAGCTTTTAGAGACTCTAGTACTTCTTCGACGTTGTTACCGATACTGGAAACAATACCCATACCAGTGATCACGACTCGTTTCATGTGACATTCCTATAATTCAAATTTTCCGCTAGATAATACCTAGAAAGAGCGGATC is a genomic window of Vibrio neonatus containing:
- the truA gene encoding tRNA pseudouridine(38-40) synthase TruA, giving the protein MRIALGIEYDGAKYYGWQRQNDFDSVQGRLEKALSIVANHPVEVQCAGRTDAGVHGTGQVVHFDTTASRKMVAWQMGVNANMPSDIAVRWATEVSEDFHARFSATARRYRYVIYNHSLRPAILAKGVSHYHGDLDVEKMHQAAQSLLGENDFSSFRAAHCQSLSPFRNMMHINVTRHSQYIVVDIKANAFVHHMVRNIVGSLLVVGRGEQPVEWIEWLLAQKNRTLAGATAKAHGLYLVRVDYPDEFAIPEYPMGPLFLPE
- a CDS encoding 4-phosphoerythronate dehydrogenase encodes the protein MKIVIDENMPYAKELFGKLGEVVALSGRTISADDLVDVDALMIRSVTKVNQALLEKANKLKFVGTATAGYDHLDQQALQDKGVAYTHAPGCNKVGVAEYVISSLMVLAQQQGFSIFDKTVGIIGAGQVGSYLAKCLQGIGIQVLINDPLKEAEGDPRQFTPLNELLERSDVISLHTPITRDGEYPTHHLIDSKRLQAMRPEQILINAARGPVVDNQALKQRLQLNDGFTAVLDVFEFEPEVDLELLPLLAFATPHVAGYGLEGKARGTTMIFNSFCQHINSPLAVGADELLPTAPVPKMHLSRQWDEATLHNLTQLIYDVRKDDALFRREIGKTGAFDKMRKEYWDRREYGAVTLTGDASCNLQPLQELGFKVEVGQ
- a CDS encoding aspartate-semialdehyde dehydrogenase — encoded protein: MSQQFNVAILGATGAVGETLLDVLKEREFPIGELHLLASERSKGKTYRFDGKSIEVQDVAEFDWSQVHIALFSAGSELSEKWAPIAADEGVVVIDNTSQFRYDYDVPLVVPEVNPEAIAEFRNRNIIANPNCSTIQMLVALKPIHDEVGIERINVSTYQSVAGAGKAGIDELAGQTAKLLNGRPVEAEAFSQQIAFNCIPQIDTFMDNGYTKEEMKMVWETQKIFNDPSIMVNPTCVRVPVFYGHAEAVHLETRAPIDAEQAVQLLEQTDGIEVFHGQDFPTQVRDAGGKDHVMVGRIRNDISHHSGLNMWVVADNVRKGAATNAVQIAELLIRDYF
- the fabB gene encoding beta-ketoacyl-ACP synthase I — translated: MKRVVITGMGIVSSIGNNVEEVLESLKAGKSGIEASEQFKEKGLRSQVWGSLKINPAEHIDRKQMRFMGDAAAYAFISMEQAIADSGLAPEQVSNERTGIVAGSGGASSLNQVAAVDILREKSVKRVGPYMVTRTMGSTVSACLATPFKIKGVNYSMSSACSTSAHCIGHAMELIQLGKQDVVFAGGGEELDYSMSMMFDAMGALSTKYNDEPTRASRTYDANRDGFVISGGGGMMVVEELEHALARGAKIYGELVGYGANSDGHDMVAPSGEGAVRCMKMALQNVDSVDYVNTHGTSTPVGDVKELGAIQEVFGGNSPAISATKAMTGHALGAAGVHEAIYTALMLEHGFVAPSINIETLDEAAAGLDIVTEKRDQELKTVMSNSFGFGGTNATLVFKKYEG
- a CDS encoding FimV/HubP family polar landmark protein, translated to MELYRRTLIVIACLCVSIVAHAEDIRLVGPSGHLQAVPTYIVPDSLDGTKLNRDQNKLSSQRTYGPTAIDETLWSIGQTVRTSEQQSVYKVILAIYKNNLADFEDRNIHLLKPGSIITLPTDAEIDKQSVAEAVRLLKIHAKKPSYLAKIAQDNAPTKINVEDLGARQIQQKQIEFLQQQLQSSQQEFSSLRQNNQDLLQALGSIRTDVVQLKGQLDLETQRRAAAEQTLKAENANLPAPAPNSSLLTNVWVIVALSAAVTALIMLLIIKMTLSVRPVPQIGKEPTEPKALNPVPSVKGDNDPEIENVEPIATVVASSEENTEAQDVQEQGDDGQASDAAIEMPARAQMAQSTVNPLDKEFEQELDKILAVKVTGETATPDNTDSDGDSDESTEQESHLDEIVNVADLPEYGEREALADAKKEALALLAEDDLDLGDAVAESNSTLEKPVVATGNDDAISESAELAQEDPESTTPYKSIDEVIAEADAEPVTNPDDEELDLRVGLEEFPDVIGNVELKDVDVEGELSSQIDLASVYIQMNDLNHAGKLLRDVIDKGNEHQQQRAQKLLDSIHS